A stretch of Porites lutea chromosome 5, jaPorLute2.1, whole genome shotgun sequence DNA encodes these proteins:
- the LOC140936719 gene encoding uncharacterized protein: protein MASNEGNQAINTEKTFDSNLENFQPVTEQPFVSSSLVQQQGEPGSSYNVPEGPESAKDNDQSPASSSSEDDDNDSEYQVSSSAPNTSALETLVRTACESLAVSTLLAGSSSGTVDTLNVPGQQTPSKDPAVARSTSDAGSCQVPSSSSVSNLFPASTNALDQASSDDAVFSVIFGHSREQNVAEGTPEGQPGSSSSSKDFQESALDLAQESLQDIEDAEVSAEDLEKRRASERERKRKPVRFQSPEDEFKTKKKRKRRLNPLLRVPRRDPAIPFKCDLCGSPYVINPSRRGNRPKLSTHQPSPRHKVDPTTGKTLTLCNACGLSFDRPKKQRKERAEPDPEEKRKYQEEAYQFAMSLVEGLGDQDAERLCCPHFKFRACGCLQSYVIGDGSNMQESRDRANDMLQLLKKAKELSSKKCYNIEEVRNQAKTSKRSKNIGLGNGQRKSSEFEEFVLEKRKYLRNDVKLCERATQRVLLYSNNFLHKRLKTDPTKPLRVERQKGKAALGKLRVIEDLPKERCCVDNCVMIALTHANLLKQWRDRAISGQTEARRVLAEMLTPSGGARSNCYKFISWVTGCSHSTIGRVNEQMKETGGDREPPSHGLIKWWQLNPKPKKPKLKPVSQQPVQAETVQQVALQQIQQTLPQVNILQAAVSSAGLSAVMMQPAVSSAIPALTTVNTSQLAQTQLLPTVTFTNGTIQVQSAPIQLQTTQVPQVQVQVQQQLQQQQLQYQQQIQQLQYQQLQLQQQQQQIQQQLQQTQQLQQQASQQLQAHVVHQIQPVQQIQQATTQPQQQPQQGAPPQPHQQQQTPQQATQAQPQTAQQPESQETQTNATIALATTNALTTATLQGNLTATQATPLNTEGLFTADAFQILSAVQPQVVTLPVSPQSTVAQAVPVSLIQTPNGQQGLQYTGN from the exons ATGGCTTCGAATGAAGGAAACCAAGCGATCAACACAGAAAAGACATTTGACAGCAACTTGGAAAACTTTCAGCCCGTTACAGAACAACCGTTTGTGAGCAGCAGTTTAGTTCAACAACAAGGGGAGCCTGGTAGTTCCTATAATGTGCCAGAAGGACCAGAAAGCGCGAAAGACAACGATCAATCACCTG CCTCGTCCTCTTCAGAAGATGATGATAACGATTCAGAATACCAGGTATCAAGTAGTGCACCAAACACAAGTGCTCTAGAGACACTAGTACGCACTGCTTGTGAGAGTCTTGCAGTCTCCACTCTTCTTGCTGGAAGCTCATCAGGCACAGTTGACACACTTAATGTACCTGGACAACAGACGCCATCTAAGGATCCTGCTGTAGCCAGATCTACTAGTGACGCTGGATCTTGTCAAGTGCCTAGCTCAAGCAGTGTGTCCAATCTTTTCCCAGCATCTACTAATGCTCTTGATCAAGCTTCTTCCGACGATGCAGTTTTTAGCGTTATATTTGGGCACAGCAGGGAACAGAATGTTGCAGAAGGTACTCCTGAAGGACAGCCAGGCAGTTCGTCATCTTCCAAAGATTTCCAGGAATCAGCATTAGATTTAGCTCAGGAAAGTCTACAAGACATTGAAGATGCAGAG GTCTCGGCAGAAGACTTAGAGAAGAGACGAGCTAGTGaacgcgaaagaaaaagaaaacctgtgAGATTTCAGTCACCAGAAGATgaatttaagacaaaaaagaaaagaaaaagaagacttAATCCTCTTCTCAGAGTCCCTCGGCGTGATCCTGCCATCCCATTCAAGTGCGACTTATGTGGTTCTCCATACGTTATTAATCCTTCAAGGCGTGGAAACAGACCTAAGCTGTCTACCCATCAACCTAGTCCCAGGCACAAGGTTGATCCAACCACAGGAAAGACACTTACCCTCTGTAATGCATGCG GGTTGTCATTTGATCGACCCAAGAAGCAAAGGAAAGAGCGTGCTGAGCCTGATcctgaagaaaagagaaaatatcaAGAGGAAGCATATCAGTTTGCTATGTCTTTGGTGGAGGGACTTGGAGACCAAGATG CCGAAAGGCTCTGCTGTCCTCATTTTAAATTTAGAGCATGTGGCTGTTTGCAGAGCTATGTTATTGGGGATG GCAGTAACATGCAAGAGTCACGGGATCGAGCCAATGATATGTTGCAGCTGCTCAAGAAAGCGAAAGAACTCAGCTCTAAAAAGTGCTACAACATTGAGGAAGTAAGAAACCAAGCCAAAACATCAAAGAG GTCTAAGAACATTGGACTTGGTAATGGCCAAAGAAAGTCCAgtgaatttgaagaatttgtaCTGGAAAAGAGGAAGTACCTCAGGAATGACGTAAAGCTTTGTGAACGGGCCACTCAGCGAGTGCTCCTTTATTCCAACAATTTCTTGCATAAGAGACTCAAGACAGACCCTACG AAACCACTTCGCGTCgaaagacaaaaaggaaaagctGCTCTTGGAAAATTAAGGGTGATCGAAGATCTCCCTAAAGAGCGATGCTGCGTGGATAACTGCGTCATG ATTGCTCTGACACATGCAAACCTTTTAAAGCAGTGGCGTGACAGAGCCATCTCTGGGCAGACAGAGGCGCGGAGAGTTCTTGCCGAAATGCTTACCCCTTCCGGCGGGGCTCGGTCAAATTGTTACAAGTTCATCTCTTGGGTAACAGGTTGCAGTCATAGCACTATCGGAAGAGTAAACGAACAGATGAAGGAAACag GTGGAGATCGTGAACCTCCATCCCATGGCCTCATAAAATGGTGGCAGCTGAATCCCAAACCCAAGAAACCAAAACTGAAACCAGTATCCCAGCAACCCGTGCAAGCTGAAACAGTGCAACAAGTGGCCTTACAACAGATCCAACAGACTTTGCCTCAGGTCAATATTCTACAAGCCGCAGTCAGTTCAGCAGGCCTATCAGCTGTTATGATGCAACCCGCAGTATCGTCGGCAATTCCAGCTCTGACCACTGTAAACACATCACAACTTGCGCAGACTCAGTTGCTGCCAACTGTCACCTTCACTAATGGCACTATTCAGGTGCAGTCAGCACCCATTCAG cTCCAAACAACCCAAGTACCTCAAGTTCAAGTACAAGTCCAGCAACAGCTACAACAGCAGCAACTTCAGTACCAACAACAGATTCAACAGCTTCAGTATCAACAGCTTCAGctgcaacaacagcaacagcagattcaacaacaactacaacaaacaCAGCAGCTACAGCAACAGGCATCACAGCAACTACAGGCTCAT GTTGTCCATCAGATCCAACCCGTACAACAGATACAGCAAGCAACAACTCAGCCGCAACAGCAACCCCAACAAGGAGCGCCACCACAGCCACACCAACAGCAACAAACACCTCAACAAGCAACACAAGCTCAGCCACAAACAGCACAGCAACCGGAATCGCAAGAAACACAAACCAATGCCACCATTGCTTTAGCGACGACAAACGCGCTAACCACTGCTACCCTACAAGGAAATTTGACAGCCACCCAGGCAACCCCGCTGAACACTGAAGGCCTGTTTACCGCGGACGCATTTCAGATCCTCAGTGCTGTGCAACCTCAAGTTGTGACGCTTCCAGTCTCGCCCCAGTCTACAGTGGCCCAGGCCGTACCTGTATCTCTGATCCAAACTCCTAACGGACAACAGGGTCTGCAATATACTGGGAATTAA